One genomic window of Conger conger chromosome 9, fConCon1.1, whole genome shotgun sequence includes the following:
- the LOC133136464 gene encoding protein 4.1-like produces the protein MHCKVSLLDDTQYECELEKHAKGQDLFVKVCDHLNLLERDYYGLAIWDTPSKKVWLDLTKEIRRQVSGCSCDFTFNVKFYPPDPAHLTEDLTRYFLVLQLRKDILTGRLPCSFVTLAVLGSYALLSELGEYDPEVHGNDYAKEMRLAPGQTKELEEKIVELHRTYKAMTPAQADLMFLENAKKLAMYGVDLHQAKDLDGVDIMLGVSSGGLMVFKDKLRINRFPWPKVLKISYKRSSFFIKIRPSELEHYESTIGFKLPNYKASKRLWKVCVEHHTFFRLTSTEVATTPRRFLALGSKFRYSGRTQAQTRQASSLIDRPAPLFQRSSSKRASRSLDGAVVVTPDKSARPVSAPLISPAPSGEAAPTPVTTATPRSKHRDPGTPSRRTPRSEERKAERKAEAKAEGRAEKKPSRTEPGSEVKTAGRRERRHAQKVTAANGERKSQSPRQGTEPSRTRKKRSKKTEGDTIYIRHSNLMLEDLDRTQEGIMRHHTSISELKRSFMEAVPEPRPSEWDKRLSTNSPFRTASINGQLQPGPPLVKTQTITISDVTNAVRGDISTPTREVPIVHTETKTITYEAAQPLESLTDRDSGVLLSAQTITSETVSTTTTTQITKTVRGGISETRIEKRIVITGDTEIDHDQALAQAIKEAKEQHPDMSVTRVVVHQETEITPQ, from the exons ATGCATTGTAAAGTCAGCCTGCTGGACGACACTCAGTATGAGTGTGAGCTGGAG AAACATGCGAAAGGCCAGGATCTGTTTGTCAAGGTGTGTGACCATCTCAATTTGCTGGAGAGGGACTATTATGGGCTGGCCATCTGGGACACACCCTCCAAAAAG GTCTGGCTCGACTTGACCAAGGAGATCCGCAGACAGGTGTCAG GCTGCTCCTGTGACTTCACCTTCAATGTGAAGTTTTACCCGCCCGACCCAGCTCACCTGACTGAGGACCTCACCAG GTACTTCCTGGTCCTGCAGCTGCGTAAGGACATCCTGACTGGACGGCTGCCCTGCTCCTTCGTCACGCTGGCAGTACTGGGCTCTTACGCCCTGCTGTCGGAGCTGGGCGAGTACGACCCCGAAGTCCACGGCAACGACTATGCCAAAGAGATGCGGCTCGCCCCGGGGCAGACCAaagagctggaggagaagatAGTGGAACTGCACCGCACCTAcaa GGCTATGACTCCTGCTCAGGCAGATTTGATGTTTCTGGAGAATGCCAAGAAGCTGGCCATGTACGGAGTGGACCTGCACCAGGCTAAG GACCTGGACGGGGTGGACATCATGCTGGGCGTGTCCTCCGGGGGTCTGATGGTGTTTAAGGACAAGCTGCGGATCAACCGCTTTCCCTGGCCCAAAGTCCTCAAGATCTCCTACAAGAGGAGCAGTTTCTTCATCAAGATCCGGCCCTCCGAG CTGGAGCACTACGAGAGCACGATCGGCTTCAAGCTGCCAAACTACAAGGCCTCCAAAAGGCTGTGGAAGGTCTGTGTGGAGCACCACACGTTCTTCAG GCTGACCTCCACGGAGGTGGCCACCACGCCCCGCAGGTTCCTGGCGCTGGGCTCCAAGTTCCGCTACAGCGGCCGCACCCAGGCCCAGACCCGGCAGGCCAGCTCCCTGATCGACCGGCCGGCCCCCCTGTTCCAGCGCTCCTCCAGCAAGAGGGCGTCCCGCAGCCTggacggag CAGTGGTGGTGACCCCAGACAAGAGTGCTCGTCCCGTCAGTGCGCCCCTCATCTCCCCAGCCCCGTCCGGGGAAGCGGCCCCCACCCCTGTCACCACGGCGACCCCCCGCTCCAAGCACAGGGACCCTGGCACGCCCTCGAGGCGCACCCCCCGCTCGGAGGAGAGGAAGGCGGAGAGGAAGGCGGAGGCGAAGGCAGAGGGCCGGGCGGAGAAGAAGCCCTCCAGGACAGAGCCGGGGTCGGAGGTCAAG ACGGCGGGGAGGAGAGAGCGGCGACACGCGCAGAAGGTCACCGCCGCCAACGGGGAGAGAAAGTCGCAG TCGCCACGGCAGGGGACGGAGCCGTCGCGAACGAGGAAG aaAAGATCTAAGAAAACTGAGGGGGACACCATTTATATCAGACACAGCAATTTAATGTTGGAG GATTTGGATCGGACCCAGGAGGGGATCATGAGGCACCACACCAGTATCAGCGAGCTGAAGAGGAGCTTCATGGAGGCGGTGCCGGAACCGCGGCCCAGCGAATGGGACAAGCGTCTGTCCACCAACTCACCCTTCCGCACCGCCAGCATCAACGGCCAGCTGCAGCCAGGG CCCCCGCTGGTGAAAACGCAGACCATCACTATCTCTGATGTCACTAACGCGGTGCGTGGTGACATCTCCACCCCGACCCGGGAGGTCCCGATCGTGCACACGGAGACCAAGACCATCACATACGAGGCAGCGCAG CCTCTGGAGAGCCTGACAGACAGGGACTCTGGGGTCCTGCTGAGCGCACAGACCATCACCTCCGAGACTGTCAGCACGACCACGACCACCCAGATTACCAAG acGGTGAGGGGGGGAATCTCAGAGACGCGCATTGAGAAGCGGATCGTCATCACAGGCGACACGGAGATCGATCACGACCAG GCTCTGGCCCAGGCCATAAAGGAGGCGAAGGAGCAGCACCCGGACATGTCCGTCACCAGGGTGGTGGTGCACCAGGAGACTGAGATCACCCCACAGTGA